ggacagacaggtggacaggtggacaggtggacagatggacaggtggacagacaggtggacaagTGAGGTTAAGATTCACTGATGGTTTCAAATTAACGTCATCAAACCGCCCCTTCGTCTCCCCCGTCTCACCCACGAGGTATCCCTGCTTGCTGAAGTGTCTCAGTGTCTTCAGCTCGTCCTCTGACAGCTCGCTCTCCGTCTGTCTCGATGTGGCGTTCAGGCGCTCCTGCCTCTTGAACATCCTGTACGGAGTCGGGTTGATGATGGGAAACTTCAGCAGGTTCAGAGTCGTCCCTGAACGCACCGCAGCAGGAGAAACCACAGAGAGGCGTTCAGGTGACCCAAAGAGGAAACATCATGATTACATAACTGTGTGTACAGACTTtatttcccatcatgctctgggagcatgatgggaaataaatggcgtgtgtgtgtgtgtgtgtgtgtgtgtgctcaccgGGCCACGGCGATATGGTGGCCTTGTGGATGACATCAGAGGCTTTGGACTTGCAGTAGTCGGACTCCAGCAGTGTGTTGAAGAGCGTCGACTTGCCGGCGTTGGCGCTGCCCACCAGGTACACGTCACCTTTGTACTTCCAGGAGCGCTGCAGGCTGGAGATCAGACCCTCGACACCATACCCGGTCTTGGCGCTGATCAGGTGGACGTCAGTCACCTGACTACCGAAGCCGGCGTCCTGGCAGTACTGGGAGAGCTGGCGTTTGATTCGCTGCAGGTAGTTGGGCGAGTCTCCGGGCAGGAGGTCGATCTTGTTGCCGAGGACAACGATGTGTTTGTTGGTCCCCACCAGCTCGGGCAGGTCGGGGACGATGGAGTCGGGGACGTCCAGCAGGTCGACGATGAGCAGCACCAGAGCCTTGAGGGGGCGGAGCTGCTTCACCACGGCGCGGTACTGCTCAGAGGACATCTGGAGGTTCAGGGCCTTGTGGTGGTGCGTCAGCAGGTGGCAGCGCTGACACGTGGCGCTGCTCAGACgctcctcctgcagcagcacctTGTACTTCTCACTGGGCAGGTATCCAGGGACGGCGGCGTCGGTGCAGTGCAGGATGGCGCCGCAGCCGGAGCAGCAGGTGTCACTCACCGGCTCATCAACATCCGGGGTGCCGTAGACTTTATGCTCACCTTTACCTGccgccttcttcttcttcttcttcttcgctGCGACCACACTCTCGTCCAGCGGGAAGTCCACGTCGTGAAACTGGATGAGAGAGTCAGGCTCCGCCTCCCGCTGGGACACGCCCTTCAACACCTGCAGCTGCCGCTCCAGAGACCTCAGGTTtctctgaggaggaggaggagcagcgggaggaccaggaggaggagcagaggaggaggagaggctcaGCTGATGGAGGTAGTCTTTCTCCTCCTGATGGTGGTCCTCCTCTGGATCTGAGCACaacaggagagaagaagaagaatcagaaccacagaagaagaagacttcCTCTGAGAGGTGGACGAACAGCTGAGTCTCAGTTCAGAGCTGCAGATGTCGAAGGCGGCGTCACATCAGCGCGACCACGGCCGCCTCACGTCGAAGGCTCCTTCAGGTGCAGCAGAGAAATGCAGCCTTCTGTCCCAGAATCTGGAGGATGAACTGCACTCTGGTGATGATTAAATATTAAGTTAACTAGCTAACGGCTAGCTGTTGTTAACGTTAGCTCAAAGCACACAGCTTAGCTAATCTGAATTTAATAGGTTCACCTGAAAACGctccatcagcctgaaatacATCAGACATCAAGGattaaattataaatatatataacacCAGTCTGTGGGTCCATGACTCGGGgctaactgactgactgactcctTCTTTCATCAAGCAcagctggttgctaggtaacaTGAACGCCAGCGGGTCGGGGTGAGAACAACTGGTGACACAACCAGGAAATCCTCCGCTGACCAGACTGTCACATTTCAGACACTGTTCAGTTTGGCTGATGCGTCTTCAGAGGACGTGGCCGATGTCGACCATGAAGGTCGCGACCTTCAGAGGCTGCGGCGCCTGAACTGAGACACAGCTGACGTCTACGACTCATCATCACAGTCAACACTCAGCTCGACAGCTGCAGCGACACACAGGTTTTAATGTACTCAGATGTGAGAGTTGATAGTTTCACATCTGCTTGTGTACGATACTGGAAACAAAAAATGCAGCTGGACGCTGAGTCGCTCCTTTAAATTATTTGAGTTACTTTCTAAGTTctgactttttacacaaactttattaacaacatgtttcaagtttcagtttcagcaataaaacatttgttcaaccaacaatatTTCTAATAACAATATAAATCATGTGATATTCTGTGAGACAGTTAAACCATGAACATCTCACACTGTGTGAACCAGTTACCAGTTCACCTGTAGAATCTTCCAAACAGGTGTTTCACTGTCTTTTGTTGCTCCTGTCTCAACGTGATCATAACGTTGTAGAATTAATGTGTttgcaaaataaacaacatgGTGAAATATCAGTTAAAATATAAAGATCCTGTATTTGAACTGTGTGACACTGAATAAAGGTCaaaagaggatttttttaagtatttatgtatatgtatatatatatatatatatatatatatatgtatatttttttttaagtttttcacTTTAGCATGAACAACGTGTtgcctccaaaacaaacaaacaaacaatcatcTGACTATAGAATGAcaaaaacactgtgtgtgtgtgtgtgtgtgtgtgtgtgtgtgtgtgtgtgtgtgttccacgtttttctcctcactgacttggtcaatccatgtgaaatttggcacagtggtagagggtcatgggaggatgccaatgaagcaatattacatcaattggccaaaggggggcgctatagcaacccattgaaatgtcaaaccttgaatgggcatatctcatgccccgtatgtcgtagagacatgaaactttgcacagagatgcctctcctcatgaggaacacatttgcctcaagaacccataacttccgcttatatagattttccaccattttgaattgtttgaaaaacacttcaaatggatctcttcctaggaagtttgagcgatctgcatgaaactgggtgaacataatctaggagcaatatctaaagttccctcttggcaaaagttggaaaacttcctaaaactgagcttctataaggcaatgaatattgcggagggcgtggctcatcacataaaggtgtagaacatctcaagggtttcacccatcaccacgcaactttgtaggcatatgaccacacataatctgaggacccctccattattgaccccatcaaacaaaatgggggcgctagagagctcatttcttatctaggcctaaccgccatatggatttttactaaacttggtagatatgtagaacaggacgcctcaaggtgactggagaaatttaactctaattggcaactgggtggcgctataacaacagaaaaatgcttcaaaatggctaaaatgcaaccgatcgctgtggctccccctgtggaccaatgttggtgttgtttctaatgtttgctatgactaagtcatggtatggtatgctgtacataatcatggaaactgtcagtgtgtcattctgtcagtcagtcattctgtctgtcccacgtttgaCAAATGATACCATTCtaccactattggcaatggtactactgtactttcaataaagcaatcgtactatcaaattcacaaacactgtctgaacacattgctcttcttaatgggctcagttgactatttaatctgcagtttcctgtGACCTgtgtcccaaacacacaccgtgtgaagctgtgtgtgggcagctgtgcactcagtggACTAGTTATTGTTACTGTGAGACCAGCAGCTGTAACTGATGGGTCACAGTGTGTCAGCTTCCTGTCAGTGATCAAAGGCCGATCAATCAATCACCCATCACTGATACATTAATAAACAATGTGGTATTTGTAGTCCTCAGTATTTGTAGTCCCTGCAGCTGTCCTGAGTTCCGGTGTCTCACCTGTACACTCCACGAACACGAACCTCTCCTCCAGCTGAGGGTCCacggtgcagctcggctccctCCTCCCGGCTCTGCTGCTCAGCTGCCGGGTCAGACACCGAGCGGACACTGCGGCGGGGACACGGCGGGCCGGAGGACGGAGCCCGGTCCATCCGGTCCATCCGGTCCATCCGGTCCTCCCGGCCCGGAGGACACCGACCCGGAACACCGTCCACATGTCTAACACCTCCgattgcacctgaacacaccgcGCTCACCTTGGAGCTCCACACGCACGAGACCGCTCTGACGCTCCATGCGCTGCTGCCACACAACTTCCTGAACGGATGTGACGTAAACTCGTAGTTTATTTAACATCCgttaaattttttttcttttcacaattaaaacaaatgtcTCAAACACCTGAGTGACGTCAGGAGGTCACACACGATcagttattaaataaattaatttaaacatcgTGACGTCGCAAAGTTTGAGCCGTCTGAGGAGGTGATGACGTCAGGAGGTCTCACTCTGCGGCTGCTtcagaaaacaaaactacaaaaactgtttataAACAATTACTGCGATGAAATAAACAGACACATGAAGATAAtctatacgtgtgtgtgtgtgtgtgtgtgtgtgtgtgtgtgtgttcagaggcTCCTCCTGTCTGAGAGCTGTTCACTCTCTGCTCACGTGCACAGGTCGTGTCAGGGTTAATTTAGCTGCTGCACCATCACAGCTTCCTCCATCAGTCTGTGAAACTGAGCAGCATCAGAGGACACCTGTCTTTACCTGAAGGACACCTGTCTCTGCTGCGTGTCCCTGGACTCTGTCTCACCTGGTTATATCCACCTGGCCTGTGACGTCATGTCTCCATGACAGTGTGAGTGTTATTGAGTGTCATATTATTATAACAGCTGGTGTTGCCGTGTGTCACGTGTGTAATGACAGCGCTCTGGCCTCGTGGTAGTTTGACGTCACATTATATGGTGATGCTGTTTATGActattgtctgtgtgtgaaccCTGGTGACGTCATTCCTGTTCATTAGTCAGTGAACGCTGAGGGAGCCTCCTGCACCTCCTGCACCTCCTTTCCTCTGAGCCCACAGCACCAGTGTTACATCATCAACAGTTTACTCCTTGTTGAATGTTTCCCAACAGAACTTTggactgtaacaagatgatgagtgttgttcacttcacctgtcagtgggttaatgttttggctgatcgctgcatacacacacacacacacacacacacacacacacacacacacacacacacacaaacacaaacatgtatttAGAAAGATTTAAAAGACAGAATATAATTAACAAAAGATAAACCTggtacaaataaaacaaaattaaatattatataaaatcaaacaaaggcTGCAGCAGAACTATTCAGGAGACAAAATGTGTGAACTGGATTTATCACCATCAACATCTGTCCTGTTCTCAACAGACCACCTGCAGAGACTCAACATCCATAACACCATCACCAacaccattcattcattcattcattcatcatcacTGAGGTCACATGCTCAGTATTCAGTAAACCAACAGTTCattgtaaagaaaactttaaGAACAGAAAATTATCATTTGATTTCCAACGGTCCATTTTTGACACATCACGTGCAACAAATACACACCttccaaaataaagaaaattaagaaaataagagaaaaaggaaaaataatacaaaaattaaaaaaggaataaaaggaaaataaaaacaagatgccttccaaaacaacaagaaaaaaagaaaaagacgaaaaatacagaaaaaagaaaaatagaaaacatgcgttccaaaataaagaaaaataaagtaagtaaaacagaaagaataaaaataaaataaaaaggcatGTTTTATTAATTGCCTAAATTACATCATTTATCAGCcggaaactgtaaaaacaggaaATTAATTTAGTGACTgaaatttattttatagttcTGTTTAACATCAGTTGCTATGGTAACACTGTACACATTCTGGgctggacttttttttcctgtgtgtaGTGAGACCTCTCTGTCACAGAggatctctgtctgtctgataaCTTCCTCTACGCTCacctctctcttcctgtcacTACAGTTTCACCATGTTGAAATTAAGGAGCTCGTCTCTGAGATCAGCTGCGGCACTGCTCTCACCTGCAGCTGCcgcacctgctgctgctgctcaggtgAGTTTAACCTCAGCTACACCTAAACTACACCTAAACTACACCTCACCTACACCTGAGACAGTAACCAGATGTAACCAGAGCTCTGAGTCCAGCTGCAGACTGTGACAGGCCTGAAAGTCACCAGGACAGATCCTCCAGGATCAGTCAGGCTGATCTCTGATCAgtcagctgagtgtgtgtgtgtgtgtgtgtgtgtgtgtgtgtgtgtgtgtgtgtctgatctGTGCTTCACAGATTTGTAGTTGCTGAAGTTACTGAAGTTGCTGAATTTTGTGAAGTTTGCTGGTTGTCGTTGATCTTTGGACCGATCTGATCTGATGTCAGACAAAAGGTCAAAAGCTTAAGTTTAAAATTaaccagcagctgcagagaaaacaaacgTCAGGTTCACCTGATGACCTCTGAACTTTACTGACATTAAACACAGAGTTtagtttactttgttttttttctgttgaagaACTGATGTTCTCAGTGTTAAAGTATTATTTAGGTATTTAGCCCcatagaaaatataaaataaaatgtcttcCTCTGTTACTCACCTGTAGTGATGTATtttgaccagcaggtggcagcatGAAGCAGAATTCTCTGCAGACTTGAACCTGTTTATCAGTGAAGAGATAATGGTTCagtttaaagctggggtaggcggTTTTAGTTCGGTGTCATTGGgtaaaaatcccataataaccttTGATCATGTAGAGACCTCCAGGCCAGACGATGGTGAAACGCTCTGATGTTTTTAAGTCTAATTGTGTTCATCCAAATTATTTGAACAGCATCGTTAACTTTTTCCCTCCAAAACACCGTCTGAACTACAGAGCACACTGATGCATTAAATCAGctcttaaatgtaaataaatacatatcagattcacacacacacacacacagatatatatatgtgtgtgtgtgtgtgtgtgtgtgtgtactgtatatatgtatatttacgtGTAAAGCCAGtatcactgtgatgtcactgatgacTGCTGTGACAGCgatacatttaaatttaaacactCGCTTCCTGTCGAGTCGATTCAAACACACATCACCACACAAACATCATGAAACATTAAATGATTCCGTTTCCGTTCTGTTTCCGTTCTTCAAGACCTTGATGTCACCGAGCGAAGCTGCAgcgtctcttctctcctttgtTCTTAACATCCTGTTTCCACCAGGAGAAggcgtcaaaataaaagccctatAGGATCAAAAGGAAAAGGGGACCACCAAAGTAAAGGCTGACAGGAAGTAACTTTAACCGAAGACGTTCATTCACTTTATGAAGTCATTTACAGATCAAACTGGGATTCAGGTGTCCTCAGAGAGAACAGGACTCCTGCACCTCACCTGGTTTTCAGgagattttgtccaatcacaggacgtttcagagagagggcgttcctattggctgttcttcAGATGAGCGTGCACATCCCTTCAGATGGTGACCGTCTGATTCAGTggaggagaatcctgcagagaaagtttaAATGTTGACAACTACACTGAAGGACACCCAACAAAGGAAGACGGACTGAGGCCCCAGTCACACAGGAAGTGCTTTGCAGGTTACAAAATGCGATGCGCACCACTCTGCCTTTTCTAATCGAATGccacaagttaaaaaaaaaaaggcgccTCCAGCTTCTTAAACACTTTCTTTGTGAGCGAGACCTTAATAAACAGAGTCTGActataaactaaataaaacacgtcagtatcAGTGAAGAGTTTCAGAGATGAACTGAGGATATTTCAACAGTTTAGCCTTCGGCTAACAGGAGCTAAGGgctaacagctgctgcagcttcatctttatgtagctaacgttagctaaagcctcaaatcacagtgtcctctgcctcactccccgccgctacagaccacctcaccaggaggagagcaggcagcagctccagagactgACCTCCAGTCAGTGACTGCAGCATCCTGAACCCAGACAGATCAAACCAGCTCAGGGGCCAGACTGCCCCACCTTACCGcctgatcagcaaactttctgttgctgctgttacacaggttagacctgaCGCTGCTGCTGGACACCAACTAAAggtctgtgtctgagctgctcCGTGCTCTCCTCCTGGTGAAACAGTCCACAGCGgcgtctgataaacagagagaggagtggAGGGTGTGTTTCCAAATCTCTGCCTCACCAGCTTTAAACAGGCTCTGTGTGATActcagaacacaggagttgtctgcacatggttctcaacatctCCCTTGTCTCCTCAGCCTCGTGTGCACCTCACCACCGGCCCCCGACAGGCACACTCTACCTTCTATGAGTTCCGTACCTACGACATCCGTCCTGACCAGAACGCCGCCTTCCTCAAACTGACCGCTGAGAAGATCCACCTGCGCACCGCCCACTCCGAGCTGATTGGCTACTGGAGCGTCGAGTACGGTGGCCTGAACAAAGTCTTCCATATATGGAAATATGGTGAGGTCATTCTTCTTCATCTGGTCAcacgttcttcttcttcttcttcttcgagAGAGAGAGGTTTCAAACTGTAACTGAAATCCCCTattcccccctcctcctcctcctcctcctcctcagacagTTACTCTCAGCGGGCAGGTGTTCGGGCAGCCCTGGCTCAGGACCCCTCCTGGATCTCGGAGTACATCTCCAAGGCGATGCCAATGTTGACGTCTCAGGACAACGAGGTCACGTACCTGGTTCCCTGGAGCCGCCTGCAGAGCCCGCCACAGGAGGGAGgtaagccccgccccctcacAGTAAGAACAGCTGTATGAATAAACACTGACCTCaggtgtgtttcaggtgtgtaCGAGCTGGTGTCCTATCAGATGCGTCCCGGAGGTCCGGCGGTTTGGGGCCATGCCTTCCAGGCTGCCATCACCGCCCATGATGCACCGGGGTATGGCAACCTGGTGGGAGCTTTCCACAACGAGTTTGGCCGCATGAACAGAGGTACGCTTTAAAAAATACACTGATCAAACTGTACACTGTAAAACTATACATGAGTTAAAGCAGTTGCTGTCTGATCTTTGACTTCCTGTCCGTCAGGTTTTTAACAGGTGACACTGATGCCTTGTTTCCGCTCCGTGGTGCCGCACTGCTCACTGGACCCGACTCGCTCTGTTTCAGTTTTCCATTGTCAGAAGTTTTGGACAATACCTGGTTCCTCTTTTAGGTACTTCCTTGGTCGAGGTTCTACGAGCGCTGAGCCGGTATCAGAGGGCggagttaaaacactgcagaccactgattggtcagagagaCTCATCACAAGCACCTTGTGAACAGTAAATAATAAAGGGCCCAGTACAGACCCCTGTGGAACCCCTTTATTGACCACCAGGAGCAATGACCTGGCCTCATTTGCCGTTGGGACCTGTTTCCTGTTCGTCAAGTATTTATGGAACCCAGAGGCTAAGAGgatgatcacacagaaatgagacgctagagacgcagacgcttcaaagacgcttgaaacacTGGAAGCGCTAATTCAATGcgcgctagctactggcgtctgacgctcaaaaagttgaaaatattttaacttttcagcgtctacgcGCGTCTAAAACgcccgtctaaaaagacgcttgaacaccggtcagacgcgccgtatcatacgaaaacaatggttttactggtgtcgcatttctagcgtttcatctcggtgtgatcgctccctaaACGAGTATTTTCCAATATTGACTgaatttttttgtctctgtgccGACGATAACCGTGACCAGAGGGAATTtattgaaatttggcacaaacgtgtgtgaagcgtccatgtcttcacagacatggatggaaactgtcCGAGAAACTTGACttgtgggcggagtcatacgaCCACGGGGTGGTGATTCTAGTTTTATTTGCTGGACCCAGATTTGATAAAATGGCAGCTCACAAAGCGACACTGTACATTACACACTCTAccccacacacactgtgtacactACACACAGCACAACAACACTGCGGTGTACGTTTGATGGAGCGCACACGTCTGTCCGTTCGGTTGCTGATGAAAGGATTCAGCAAGTGTCACatagatgatgtcacagcagtttcatgtggtgTTGCTATGACGATCAGCTGAGGATCCGCCCACACTGAGGAGGTTCTGTCTGCAGGGAAAGGAAACATAAAAGGACCTGAAAATGAGTCGAGCtgaaccatgcagtggaaacaaggcaacaggaagtgaccgacCTGCTGCTCACCTGtctgctgtgatgtcacagaccgtgtgtgtgtgtgtgtgtgtgcgtgtgtgtgttgatgatgtcatgtgTTGTGTCTCATCAGTTCACGTCCTCTGGTGGTTCGAGAGCGCCGACCAGCGAGCTGAAGCTCGACACAAAGCTCACACTGACGCCAGAGTGGTCGCTGCAGGTGAGACTCCACCCACAATACATCATCTGACACCACACACGATGACATCATCTGACcttgtacatatatacatatatgataTATTCACGCGGTATCGACTCTGCAGTAAcaggtgtgtgtctctgtctctcagtcaGAAACAGTGTCGCTCACCTGGACTCTCAGGAGAACAAACTCATGTTTCCCTGCTCCTTCTCTCCGATGAAGTAACTTCCTGTCCTGTGTCTCCACGgcaacagagacaaacactgttACATGCTGTACAACTGTTCTGATACCAGAGAGTCCATCAGCACAGTGCATGTGGTGCATGGACACATTAAAAACTCCAAACTAACACTGTCGGTCACACGTCCTTCAGATCCTCTCATCGTCACAGCAGTcagataaatgtgtgtgtttgtctgtgtgtgtgtgtgtgtgagtgtgtgtgtatgtgtgtctgttacTTGAGTACATTAACAAGGTCGACCTCTTATTGTGCAGACAGGAAGGAGTCTCTCAGAATAAAAACGCACTCAGTGTGAAGGTCATGATGTCACTCAGTGTGAAGGTCATGATGTCACTCAGGTCGACAACATGTTGCAACAAATTACAGATTCTCATCCGACACAGAATCAAACGTGCCTTTATCATCATGTGAAGTCTCTCACAGACAACACGCCGCTGAGTTCACCTGTTATTTGGCCTCTGAGACTGTCACGTGGTTAAtaaacttttttaatgaaaagtattttttaactGCCCCCTGAGTGACGTCATCATGGCGTCTGACCTGAGCTCTTCCTGCTGAACGTTATAAACAcagtgaagaaaaataaaatataaattaacaTTAAACATCAAAAGAAACATTCAGAgataattaacattaaattaacaTTAATAATTCAGTAGATGTACTTATTTGGTCATTAACAATCCCATCAGTcagtgcgagtgtgtgtgagcgacaGCAGCGTCCAATCCTGTGAGTCAGTGGGCGGGGCTTCTTGATGGTTTAAACATAACTGACAGAACGTTAAATCTGAGCTGTGAACTtatgaatgaaaaaataataaactgaGACGTGAATATTTGtcttctttgtctgtctgttaatCATGTCTATATATCATTTATATGTTTGCATCATGTTTT
This region of Epinephelus fuscoguttatus linkage group LG9, E.fuscoguttatus.final_Chr_v1 genomic DNA includes:
- the noa1 gene encoding nitric oxide-associated protein 1, whose protein sequence is MWTVFRVGVLRAGRTGWTGWTGWTGLRPPARRVPAAVSARCLTRQLSSRAGRREPSCTVDPQLEERFVFVECTDPEEDHHQEEKDYLHQLSLSSSSAPPPGPPAAPPPPQRNLRSLERQLQVLKGVSQREAEPDSLIQFHDVDFPLDESVVAAKKKKKKKAAGKGEHKVYGTPDVDEPVSDTCCSGCGAILHCTDAAVPGYLPSEKYKVLLQEERLSSATCQRCHLLTHHHKALNLQMSSEQYRAVVKQLRPLKALVLLIVDLLDVPDSIVPDLPELVGTNKHIVVLGNKIDLLPGDSPNYLQRIKRQLSQYCQDAGFGSQVTDVHLISAKTGYGVEGLISSLQRSWKYKGDVYLVGSANAGKSTLFNTLLESDYCKSKASDVIHKATISPWPGTTLNLLKFPIINPTPYRMFKRQERLNATSRQTESELSEDELKTLRHFSKQGYLVGRVGRTFRSDIRSRDDEIEFDPDSLAFGENDDGDMTTAPGRSADEFTFNELKDAHWLFDTPGIIKEHDILGLLTEQEVMSVVPSQAVVPRTFVLKPSMSLFVGALARIDFLQGGKSCWFSVVASSRVPVHITSLEKADSIYEKHAGRVLLGVPQGGSERMKQFPALVPQEFRLEGRGYLEAAADVKLSSAGWVAVTAPADDQVVLRVHGPAAAGFSLRMPPLLPHIVSLKGERIKKSAAYKPMKPGGLVDGGLSARGAERLQVKKKKKKK
- the nipsnap3a gene encoding protein NipSnap homolog 3A, whose protein sequence is MLKLRSSSLRSAAALLSPAAAAPAAAAQPRVHLTTGPRQAHSTFYEFRTYDIRPDQNAAFLKLTAEKIHLRTAHSELIGYWSVEYGGLNKVFHIWKYDSYSQRAGVRAALAQDPSWISEYISKAMPMLTSQDNEVTYLVPWSRLQSPPQEGGVYELVSYQMRPGGPAVWGHAFQAAITAHDAPGYGNLVGAFHNEFGRMNRVHVLWWFESADQRAEARHKAHTDARVVAAVRNSVAHLDSQENKLMFPCSFSPMK